GGCGCTCACCGTGTTGAGGATGACATCGAAGGAGCTGCGCAGCTCGCGGAAGGTCTGCCGATCGCTCGTCGCCCGGTAGTCGTCGGCGCCGAGCCGGAGGCCGTCGTCCTTCTTGCTCAGCGTCTGCGAGAGCACGGTCACCTCGGCGCCGAGGGCGTGCGCGATCTGCACCCCCATGTGGCCGAGTCCGCCGAGCCCCACCACCGCGACACGGGTGCCGGGGCCGACGTTCCAGTGCTTCAGCGGCGAGTACGTCGTGATGCCCGCGCACAGCAGGGGTGCTGCCACGTCGAGCGCCAACCCGTCGGGGATGCGGAGCACGAACGACTCCGTCACGACGACCTGCTCGGAGTAGCCGCCCTGGGTGACGGTGCCGTCGCGGTCGGTCGCGCCGTACGTGAAGATCGCGCCCTCGGTGCAGAACTGCTCGTCACCGCGCAGGCAGTTGCGGCATTCTCCGCACGAGTTCACCAGGCAGCCCACGCCGACCCGGTCGCCCACGGCGTGCTTCGTCACCTCGGCGCCGACGGCCGCGACGGTGCCGGTGATCTCGTGTCCGGGAGCGAGCGGGTACTGCTGCGGCCCCCAGTCGCCCTGCACGGTGTGGATGTCGGAGTGGCAGATGCCGGCGAACGCGATGTCGATCAGCACATCGTGCGGGCCGAGCTCACGGCGCTCGATGACGGTCTTCTCGAGCGGGGCGGCTTCGCTGGGGGCGGCGTAGGCGTGGACGCGGGTCATGCGGGCTCCTCGGGTGTGCGGTCCTTCGAGACTACCCACCGCACGCGGAGTCGATACGGTTGACCGAGACTCCGGAGGGGGAAGTCATCATGCGCGGATCCCGCACGCTCGCTCGTCTGATCACCGTCGTCATCGCGGTGATCGTCACACCGGTCGCCGTGGGGCTGCTCTCCAGCGGCGGCACGTCATGGCTCATGACCTACTTCCAGTACGGCGGCGCCCGCGACGGCTTCGGCTCGCTGATGATGCCGACGCTCCTTCAGGCGCTCGGCATCCTGCTCCTGATCGCCGTGGTGCTGACCGGCATCTGGAGCTCGGCTGGCCTGATCGCCGCGGGGGTGATGGCCGTCGTGCCGCTCCTGCTCGCGCTCCTGCCGGCGCTGCTGCTGGAGTCGTATCGGATGCTGGGGCCGATCCTCCCGCGCGAGTGGCTCGACGGCCTCACCTACGGCATCCCGCTGGTCCTGCTCCCGGCGCTCGGAGCGATGGGCATCGTGCTCGCGATCGTGCGCCACCGGCCCGAGCGGACCGCGACCGGTCTCTCGATCATCGGCCTCGTGGCCGCGCCGGTCCTCCTCGCGGCGGGGATCTGGCTGCTGTCGTGGGGCATCGCCCGCGGTCAGTTCACCGCGCTCCAGCAGTTCCGGTTCGACTTCCTGCCGGATGCCGCTGCCGCCGTGCTGCTCGGGACGCTGCTCTCCGTCGCCGGGGTGTTCGCCACGCGCTGGTCGACGTTCGCGCTGGTGCTGCCGGCAGCGGTCCTGCTGCTGCTCGGTCTGCTCGTGCTCGTCCCCGACGCGGTCTTCATGATGGTCGGGCGGATCCCGATGGTCGGCCGAACGCTTCCTCAGCTGCTGATCCTCGGAGTGGGGACGGCGGTCGCGCTGGTCTATCTCGCCTTCACCGCGGTGCTGCTGCGCGTCCGGAAGCAGGCGATGTCGACGGCGGCGGGAACGGGCGAGTCGCCGTTCCCGGCCGCCGGCTATCCGCCCGTTCCTGCGCCGCCGTACCCACCGCAGTACCCGCCGGCCGCGGGTATCTGACGCCCGGCGCGATCAGCGCTGCTTGAGGTCGCCCAGCGGCTCTCGCTTGACCTTCTTCTCGCGCACCGGAGCCTGGCCCGACGCCTCGAGGTCGGCGTAGTACGCGCGCGCCTCGTCCTGACGCTGCTTCTCGATGCCGCTCGCGATGGGCGCACGCACGTGCTCGGGCTCGTACCCGAACGCATCGACGAGGTCGAGGGCGTAGGGGCGCAGTCGCGCGCACAGGCGGTCGATGTAGCTCGATACGGCGGCGGCGCGCTGGGTCGACAGGCGGCCGTTGATCAGGTGCCAGGCGAGGTGCTTCTCGATCAGCTGCAGGCCGAAGAGGTCGCGCAGCCAGGTGAGCACCTTCTTGGTGTCGGCATCCTCGATCTCGTGCACGGCGTCGGTGAAGGCCTCCCACTGGAGCAGCTCTCCGTGCGCGCGGGCCGCCTCGATGAGCTCGGCCTGGTTCTCGTTGAAGAGGCGGGCGCCGAGCGCCTTGTCCTTCGCTCCGGGACGCAGCCGGCTCGCGATGTCCGCCACCATCTGCTGCACGCGACCGGCGAGCAGATCGTGCTGCTGCTCCTCGCGGAGGCCGCGCTCGACCGACCGCGACACCTGGCCGAAGTCGGACACGGCCTGACCGAGCTGACGGAGGCCTGCGCCGTGGAAGACCTTGCCGGCGGTCATGCCGACGGCGAACTTCGCCAGCGCCGCGGCATCCTTGCCCTGGAACTGCTGGGCGTAGTCGGTGAGCAGACGCTTGCCGACCAGCTGCAGCAGGACGTTGTTGTCGCCCTCGAAGGTGACGTAGATGTCGAGGTCGGCGCGGAGTCCGACGAGGCGGTTCTCGAACATGAAGCCCGCGCCGCCGCAGGCCTCGCG
This genomic interval from Microbacterium sp. LWH11-1.2 contains the following:
- a CDS encoding NAD(P)-dependent alcohol dehydrogenase, with amino-acid sequence MTRVHAYAAPSEAAPLEKTVIERRELGPHDVLIDIAFAGICHSDIHTVQGDWGPQQYPLAPGHEITGTVAAVGAEVTKHAVGDRVGVGCLVNSCGECRNCLRGDEQFCTEGAIFTYGATDRDGTVTQGGYSEQVVVTESFVLRIPDGLALDVAAPLLCAGITTYSPLKHWNVGPGTRVAVVGLGGLGHMGVQIAHALGAEVTVLSQTLSKKDDGLRLGADDYRATSDRQTFRELRSSFDVILNTVSAVIDMRSYLSLLDVGGTMVCVGAPAEPLPVQVMSLIGGRRSLAGSNIGGIAETQEMLDFCAAHGIAAEIEVIPASEINAAYERVLASDVRYRFVIDAATFSE